Proteins encoded by one window of Flagellimonas lutaonensis:
- a CDS encoding c-type cytochrome gives MKKLILFIALGTFIASCGGKKEEKKDDGFQVNRAKKETKKEEASEGIPVDLDNKGVGPIKNVDFDDEINEEMAARGEEKFNTICTACHMVDQRMIGPAMKGIYERRSPEWVMNMILNPDGMLKEDPIAKALLKEYNNAIMLNQNLTEEEARDIAEYLRTL, from the coding sequence ATGAAAAAACTGATTCTATTTATTGCATTGGGAACCTTTATCGCCAGTTGTGGTGGTAAAAAGGAGGAAAAAAAGGATGATGGTTTTCAAGTAAACCGTGCCAAAAAAGAAACCAAAAAAGAAGAGGCCAGTGAGGGCATACCCGTAGATTTGGACAATAAGGGTGTCGGGCCCATAAAAAATGTTGATTTCGACGATGAAATCAATGAAGAAATGGCTGCCCGCGGTGAAGAAAAGTTCAATACCATTTGCACCGCCTGCCATATGGTAGATCAGCGTATGATCGGCCCGGCAATGAAAGGGATATATGAGCGAAGAAGCCCTGAATGGGTAATGAACATGATCTTGAACCCTGATGGCATGCTCAAAGAAGACCCCATTGCCAAGGCCCTGTTGAAAGAGTATAACAATGCCATTATGCTCAACCAAAACCTGACAGAGGAAGAGGCGCGTGATATCGCAGAATATCTGCGGACACTATAA
- a CDS encoding DinB family protein — MKKVVSAAFFIFTCFTMSAQELPYRQIPDYPSEYTSGNIVSRMVDGLGYRYYWATEGLRQQDLDYRPSEEGRTVLETLQHIYGMSEMILNTPSATPNVRPKDFSGYSFEALRKMTLENLQKASALYTTMASNDFESAKVIFLRGEKQFDFPFWNLLNGMLSDCVYHTGQIVLMRRANGNPQNPNVNVFLGKTRE; from the coding sequence ATGAAAAAAGTAGTATCAGCAGCTTTTTTTATTTTCACCTGTTTTACCATGAGCGCACAAGAACTCCCTTACAGGCAAATTCCCGACTATCCTTCAGAATACACAAGTGGCAATATCGTTTCGCGTATGGTTGACGGGCTGGGGTATCGCTATTATTGGGCTACCGAAGGATTAAGGCAGCAAGACCTCGATTACAGACCCTCTGAAGAGGGCCGTACCGTTTTGGAAACCCTTCAGCACATTTATGGCATGTCAGAAATGATTTTGAATACACCGAGTGCCACACCCAATGTTCGTCCAAAAGATTTCAGCGGCTATTCGTTTGAAGCGCTGCGCAAAATGACACTTGAAAATCTTCAGAAGGCCAGCGCCCTATACACCACAATGGCTTCAAACGATTTTGAATCGGCGAAGGTCATCTTTCTAAGGGGCGAAAAGCAATTCGACTTTCCGTTTTGGAACCTTTTGAACGGTATGCTATCCGATTGTGTTTACCATACCGGTCAAATTGTTCTCATGCGAAGGGCCAACGGTAATCCGCAGAACCCGAATGTGAACGTATTTTTGGGAAAGACCCGTGAGTGA
- a CDS encoding YheT family hydrolase, translating into MPLVPADYRPPFLFRNGHFSTIYHGLFRKVNGLVQRRERLELPDGDFLDLDWSESAVPTQKAVVLLHGLEGDAQRPYITGSAKYLNQYGFDACAVNFRGCSGEPNRKYRSYHSGATEDLVTIVHHLLNQKPYSEIFLMGYSLGGNVALKYLGEGNPVPKQIKGAVTVSVPCDLHDACIELLKPKNILYARRFKKHLIAKLKEKHRMFPEKISKEQIKSIVTLKDFDDVYTGPAHGFKCALDYYRKCSSKQFLVPIQIPSLIINAKNDSFLGHDCYPFREAEKNPNLHLEIPDFGGHVGFWGAQNVTYAERRAVAFFSSI; encoded by the coding sequence ATGCCACTGGTCCCTGCCGATTACCGCCCACCGTTTTTGTTCAGAAATGGACATTTTTCCACCATTTACCATGGTCTTTTCAGAAAGGTCAATGGCCTAGTGCAACGCCGTGAACGACTGGAATTGCCCGATGGGGATTTTTTGGATTTGGATTGGAGCGAAAGTGCCGTCCCAACCCAAAAAGCGGTCGTTTTGCTGCACGGTTTGGAAGGCGACGCCCAACGCCCCTACATCACCGGAAGCGCCAAATACCTGAACCAGTATGGTTTCGATGCCTGTGCTGTCAATTTTCGGGGATGCAGTGGCGAACCCAACCGAAAATATAGGTCGTACCATTCCGGTGCCACCGAAGACTTGGTGACCATTGTGCACCATCTATTGAACCAAAAGCCATATTCAGAGATCTTTTTAATGGGCTATAGCCTTGGCGGCAACGTGGCATTGAAATATCTGGGTGAGGGCAACCCGGTGCCGAAGCAAATCAAAGGGGCTGTCACCGTTTCAGTACCCTGCGACCTGCATGATGCCTGTATTGAGCTATTGAAGCCCAAGAACATATTGTATGCCAGAAGGTTCAAAAAACATCTTATTGCCAAGTTGAAAGAAAAGCATCGAATGTTTCCAGAAAAGATATCAAAGGAGCAAATCAAGTCCATTGTAACCCTGAAAGATTTCGATGATGTCTATACAGGCCCTGCCCATGGTTTTAAATGCGCTCTGGATTATTACCGAAAATGCAGCTCAAAACAATTTTTGGTGCCTATTCAAATACCCAGCCTCATCATCAATGCAAAGAACGACTCTTTCTTAGGGCACGATTGCTATCCTTTCAGGGAGGCCGAGAAAAACCCTAACCTGCACCTTGAGATTCCTGATTTTGGGGGCCATGTGGGTTTTTGGGGGGCGCAAAATGTCACCTATGCCGAACGACGGGCGGTTGCGTTTTTTTCATCCATATGA